One genomic window of bacterium includes the following:
- a CDS encoding isocitrate/isopropylmalate family dehydrogenase produces MSGIQIAVLPGDGIGQEVVAQARAVLEAAGARFGLTFSFTEALCGGTACDAVGEPLPEATLRVCRESVAGLFGAVGGPKWDDLPRDKRPEQAILGLRQKLGLFANL; encoded by the coding sequence TTGAGCGGCATCCAGATTGCGGTTTTACCCGGAGACGGCATCGGCCAGGAGGTGGTGGCCCAGGCCCGGGCGGTGCTCGAGGCGGCCGGCGCGCGCTTCGGCCTGACGTTTTCGTTCACCGAGGCCCTGTGCGGCGGGACGGCCTGCGACGCGGTGGGCGAGCCCCTTCCCGAGGCGACGCTTCGCGTCTGCAGGGAAAGCGTGGCGGGCCTTTTCGGCGCTGTCGGCGGCCCGAAGTGGGACGATCTGCCCCGCGACAAGCGCCCCGAGCAGGCGATTCTCGGCCTCCGGCAAAAACTCGGGCTTTTCGCCAACCTT
- the leuC gene encoding 3-isopropylmalate dehydratase large subunit gives MSERTLYDKVWDSHTVTKLDSGQDQIFIGLHLIHEVTTPQAFALLKEAGSQVAFPERTLATVDHIIPTLTQIRPFQDEQAELMMATLEQNVNEYGIRFFGLDSGKQGIVHVIGPETGLTQPGMTIACGDSHTSTHGALGSLGFGIGTTEVAHVLATQTLALSRLKVRRIEVSGEMEKGVYAKDVILRILHDLGIKGGIGFAYEYAGEIFDRMTMEERMTVCNMSIEGGARIGYVNPDETTFEYLRGKEFSPKGDDFDEAVEYWKSVASDADAEYDETFEIEGASIEPMVTWGINPGQSVGVGEKLPALDSFDVEEGKTAAQAYEFMGLKAGDSLAGTKIDVAFLGSCTNSRISDLREAARVMKGNKVAKGVKMLVVPGSQQVKVQAEAEGLDEIFLEAGAEWRAAGCSMCLGMNPDKLEGAQRSISSSNRNFIGRQGSPRGRTHLGSPVTVAASAIEGSIADPKTHVE, from the coding sequence ATGTCGGAAAGAACGCTCTACGACAAGGTGTGGGACAGCCACACCGTGACGAAGCTCGATTCCGGGCAGGATCAGATTTTCATCGGGCTTCATCTCATCCATGAGGTTACGACACCCCAGGCGTTCGCGCTGTTGAAAGAGGCGGGCTCCCAGGTGGCCTTCCCGGAGCGCACCCTCGCGACGGTGGATCACATCATCCCGACCCTGACCCAGATTCGGCCCTTCCAGGATGAGCAGGCCGAGTTGATGATGGCCACCCTCGAGCAGAACGTGAACGAATACGGCATCCGCTTCTTCGGGCTCGACTCGGGGAAGCAGGGCATCGTTCACGTCATCGGTCCCGAGACCGGTCTCACCCAGCCGGGTATGACCATTGCCTGCGGGGACAGCCACACGAGCACCCACGGGGCGCTGGGCTCGCTGGGCTTCGGCATCGGCACCACCGAGGTGGCCCATGTCCTCGCCACGCAGACCCTCGCCCTGAGCCGGCTGAAGGTGCGGCGGATCGAGGTTTCAGGAGAGATGGAGAAGGGCGTCTACGCGAAGGACGTCATCCTCCGGATACTCCACGACCTGGGGATCAAGGGCGGCATCGGCTTCGCCTACGAATACGCTGGCGAGATATTCGACCGGATGACGATGGAAGAGCGGATGACGGTCTGCAACATGAGCATCGAGGGCGGCGCCCGCATCGGCTACGTCAATCCCGATGAGACGACTTTCGAATATTTGAGGGGGAAAGAGTTCTCCCCGAAGGGCGATGACTTTGATGAAGCGGTTGAATATTGGAAATCCGTCGCCTCAGATGCGGATGCGGAGTACGATGAGACATTCGAGATCGAGGGCGCATCCATCGAGCCGATGGTGACCTGGGGAATCAACCCGGGACAGTCGGTGGGGGTCGGCGAAAAACTCCCCGCGCTCGATTCGTTCGATGTCGAAGAGGGCAAGACCGCCGCGCAGGCCTACGAGTTCATGGGGCTCAAGGCGGGCGATTCGCTCGCGGGAACGAAGATCGATGTCGCCTTCCTCGGCTCCTGCACCAACTCGCGCATCTCCGATCTGCGCGAGGCGGCGCGGGTGATGAAGGGGAATAAGGTGGCGAAGGGCGTCAAGATGCTCGTCGTGCCCGGTTCCCAGCAGGTGAAGGTGCAGGCCGAGGCCGAGGGGCTGGACGAGATTTTCCTCGAGGCGGGGGCCGAGTGGCGCGCCGCCGGGTGCTCGATGTGCCTGGGGATGAACCCGGACAAGCTGGAGGGCGCCCAGCGGAGCATCTCCTCCTCGAACCGGAATTTCATCGGGCGGCAGGGAAGCCCGCGGGGCCGGACCCACCTGGGGAGCCCGGTCACGGTGGCAGCTTCGGCCATCGAGGGGTCCATCGCGGACCCGAAAACACACGTGGAGTAG
- a CDS encoding 3-isopropylmalate dehydratase small subunit: MSVRKIVQVKGRAVPLPGDDIDTDRIVPARFLKAITFEGMEKTLFCDERERHPDHPLDEPAYKGAKLLIVGRNFGSGSSREHAPQAIMRAGFELILGVSFAEIFAGNCFAIGVPLATLSPEDAEALMRRTQEKPGTVYTVDLEALTVAFEGGSFPIEMDEARRSAFLRGTWSVLENLRANLPKVREVSAKLPYISGFGG, translated from the coding sequence ATGAGCGTGCGGAAAATTGTTCAGGTGAAGGGAAGGGCGGTGCCGCTTCCGGGCGATGACATCGACACGGACCGGATAGTCCCCGCCCGCTTCTTGAAGGCGATCACCTTCGAGGGGATGGAGAAAACCCTTTTTTGCGACGAGCGCGAGCGGCACCCGGATCATCCCCTCGATGAGCCCGCCTACAAGGGCGCGAAACTCCTCATCGTCGGGCGCAATTTCGGCTCCGGCTCCTCGCGCGAGCACGCCCCCCAGGCCATCATGCGCGCGGGTTTCGAGCTGATCCTGGGCGTTTCGTTCGCCGAAATCTTTGCGGGCAACTGCTTCGCCATCGGGGTGCCGTTGGCGACCCTCTCGCCGGAGGACGCGGAAGCGCTCATGCGGCGGACGCAGGAGAAGCCGGGCACGGTCTACACCGTCGATCTGGAAGCGCTGACGGTGGCCTTCGAGGGAGGTTCCTTTCCCATCGAGATGGACGAGGCCCGAAGGAGCGCCTTTTTGCGGGGAACGTGGAGCGTCCTCGAGAATTTGCGGGCCAACCTCCCGAAAGTGCGGGAGGTTTCCGCGAAGCTGCCCTACATCTCCGGCTTCGGGGGCTGA
- the trpA gene encoding tryptophan synthase subunit alpha, translated as MEDAGRIEACFVRLKAEARGGLFPYVSAGDPSLEFTRRLLPALAAAGADGFEIGVPFSDPLADGPTIQRAGARSLAAGTTLRAVIAMIAGVRGEIPECPLVLMAYYNPVLVYGLDDFARDAARAGVDGVIVPDLPPEEAGDLLAAMAEYPLAPVFMLAPTSPDSRVKLINDTGKGFIYYVGQMGVTGAREALDADLAGVLERINRVKNRPVVVGFGIKTPEQAAEVAEHADGVIVGSALIDVMEAEEELDKKQAAACRYIGSLRAALGRSGATT; from the coding sequence ATGGAAGACGCCGGCCGCATCGAAGCGTGTTTCGTTCGCCTGAAGGCGGAGGCAAGGGGCGGGCTCTTTCCCTACGTCTCGGCGGGGGATCCGAGTCTCGAGTTCACGCGCCGGCTCCTGCCCGCACTTGCCGCGGCGGGCGCGGACGGCTTTGAAATCGGCGTTCCCTTCAGCGATCCGCTGGCGGATGGGCCGACCATCCAGCGCGCCGGCGCTCGCTCGCTCGCGGCGGGGACGACGCTCAGGGCCGTCATCGCGATGATCGCCGGCGTGCGGGGGGAGATTCCCGAGTGCCCGCTGGTGCTGATGGCCTACTACAACCCCGTGCTGGTATACGGCCTCGATGATTTCGCGCGCGACGCCGCCCGGGCGGGGGTGGACGGCGTCATCGTGCCCGACCTGCCGCCCGAGGAGGCGGGGGATCTGCTCGCCGCGATGGCGGAGTATCCCCTCGCGCCGGTCTTCATGCTGGCCCCGACGAGCCCGGATTCGCGCGTGAAGCTGATCAACGATACGGGCAAGGGCTTCATCTACTATGTCGGGCAGATGGGCGTCACCGGCGCGCGGGAGGCGCTGGACGCCGATCTGGCCGGGGTGCTCGAGCGGATCAACCGGGTGAAAAACCGACCTGTCGTCGTCGGGTTCGGGATCAAGACCCCCGAACAGGCGGCGGAAGTTGCCGAACACGCCGATGGCGTGATCGTCGGAAGCGCGCTCATTGACGTGATGGAAGCCGAGGAAGAGCTGGACAAGAAACAGGCGGCGGCCTGCCGCTACATCGGCAGCCTCCGCGCGGCGCTGGGCCGCTCCGGCGCCACCACCTGA